The following are encoded in a window of Pseudalgibacter alginicilyticus genomic DNA:
- a CDS encoding helix-turn-helix domain-containing protein: METATKPNHIGRKISRIRELRGMKQEALADALNISQQAVSKIEQSPDIEDDKLEQIAKALGVTSEAIKNYSDEAVFNYFSNFYDNSTGQVYNNNCTFNPLDKLMESHDENKKLYERLLQAEQDKITYLEKLLKEK; the protein is encoded by the coding sequence ATGGAAACAGCTACAAAACCAAATCATATCGGACGTAAAATAAGCCGTATTCGTGAACTTAGAGGCATGAAACAGGAAGCACTTGCTGATGCACTAAACATTAGCCAACAGGCAGTTTCGAAAATTGAACAGTCTCCTGATATTGAGGATGATAAATTAGAGCAGATTGCTAAGGCACTTGGAGTGACATCAGAAGCTATTAAAAATTATAGTGATGAAGCAGTATTTAACTACTTCAGTAATTTTTATGATAACAGTACTGGTCAAGTTTATAATAATAATTGCACATTCAATCCACTAGATAAGCTAATGGAATCTCACGATGAAAACAAAAAACTCTATGAACGCCTGTTACAAGCTGAACAAGATAAAATCACTTATTTAGAAAAGCTATTGAAAGAAAAATAA
- a CDS encoding type IV secretory system conjugative DNA transfer family protein, translated as MTTPVLIISIYSSLIALMAIGYRYMRFAYGFHALGLFMIGYLLYLQHPDKLMALLGYWFLPLIIIKNILFVWIRPVWEQPKTQRKYFMKIKVKNGTIKLRNIRRGASVIGSAGSGKTESVVYNMLKHFQQYQFCGLIHDYKHFEITEMAYPLYKESNRPFHIISFDDIYAKVNPIAPRYVEDEESVNEVSRVLLENLLEQRESIASGSSKFFNDAVEGLLGGLIWKLKTAHPKYCTLPHLIATYQYLDTDSLIDFLSSDYTSKAMANAFISGRDSERQTAGVMSTLANALKKISTQRIFMTLSADEVPLDINNPKNPAVVSIVNNPKFETAYSPVIATIIHTMTKQMSIRHRESSFILMEEAPTIRLLNMHRIPATLRSYDISTVYVMQDKTQNDMMYGDKASRAILSNLSYQFFGKANDPDTAKYYERFFEIVKRPTTTISKSQNSLDFDSRISTGEKEVSKIRSDVFFRLKEGEFISFADGKDRKVQFKMPNITRALPPPIHCYNDAEIQANFERIHLEVRQLFQLKS; from the coding sequence ATGACAACACCAGTTTTAATAATCAGTATCTATAGCTCATTAATTGCCTTGATGGCTATTGGTTACCGTTATATGCGGTTCGCTTATGGCTTCCATGCCCTAGGCCTATTCATGATAGGTTATTTACTTTACCTCCAACATCCTGACAAGCTCATGGCTCTATTGGGCTATTGGTTCTTGCCCCTAATAATTATCAAAAATATCCTGTTTGTTTGGATTCGCCCAGTTTGGGAGCAGCCTAAAACACAGCGAAAATATTTCATGAAAATCAAGGTAAAGAATGGCACTATAAAACTCCGAAACATCCGTAGGGGTGCCTCCGTTATTGGGTCTGCTGGTAGTGGCAAGACCGAATCAGTGGTCTATAATATGTTAAAGCATTTTCAGCAGTATCAATTTTGCGGTCTTATCCACGATTATAAACATTTTGAGATTACCGAAATGGCGTACCCTCTATATAAGGAATCCAACCGTCCTTTCCATATCATTTCCTTTGATGATATCTATGCCAAGGTGAATCCCATTGCCCCAAGATATGTGGAAGACGAGGAAAGTGTCAATGAAGTATCACGGGTACTCTTGGAAAACCTATTGGAACAAAGGGAATCCATCGCCTCAGGGTCTTCCAAGTTTTTTAATGATGCCGTGGAAGGATTATTGGGAGGACTTATCTGGAAATTGAAGACCGCCCACCCCAAGTATTGCACGCTTCCCCATTTAATCGCTACCTATCAATATTTGGATACCGATAGTCTCATTGATTTTTTGAGTTCCGATTATACCTCTAAGGCTATGGCGAATGCTTTTATTTCAGGAAGGGATTCCGAACGCCAAACGGCAGGGGTGATGAGCACATTGGCGAATGCCTTAAAAAAAATCAGCACCCAACGCATCTTTATGACGCTTTCAGCAGATGAAGTGCCCTTGGATATCAATAACCCTAAAAACCCAGCCGTGGTGTCCATCGTCAACAATCCCAAATTTGAAACCGCTTACTCACCAGTGATTGCCACCATTATCCATACCATGACAAAACAAATGAGTATACGACATCGGGAATCTTCTTTTATCCTTATGGAAGAAGCCCCCACTATCAGGCTGCTCAATATGCACCGAATCCCGGCAACCTTACGGAGCTATGATATCTCTACGGTCTATGTGATGCAGGACAAGACCCAAAACGATATGATGTATGGGGATAAAGCAAGCCGTGCCATATTAAGTAATTTATCCTATCAGTTCTTTGGAAAGGCCAATGACCCCGATACCGCCAAGTATTATGAACGCTTCTTTGAAATTGTCAAAAGACCAACGACCACGATTAGCAAGAGTCAAAATAGCCTGGACTTTGATTCCAGGATCAGCACGGGGGAAAAGGAGGTCAGCAAAATACGTTCGGATGTGTTCTTTCGGTTAAAGGAAGGGGAATTTATCTCTTTTGCAGATGGCAAAGACCGAAAGGTTCAGTTTAAAATGCCAAATATTACCAGGGCATTACCACCACCGATCCATTGCTATAATGATGCAGAGATACAGGCGAACTTTGAACGGATTCATCTTGAGGTCAGACAACTGTTCCAATTGAAATCTTAA
- the mobB gene encoding MobB family relaxase: MYISITKQHMDTTFSKSCGDFVDYLEKENRDKSLEVQEHFFDQHNDHVSPKHIVKDIDGNTAKLRKNEPKFYSLTISPSQRELKHIDNDPEKLRQYVRETMKDYASSFYRETPISVDSIKYYAKIEYERTYKGFDREIKENQPFRSQIVKLENDLVKIRRGELEGNSQVIQKTIEQLKAEAPHHINGKMVVQGMKKQGLQTHVHIIVSRKDVTNTLSLSPGSSHKASEVILNGSPVKRGFERDLFFEKAEKTFDKLFKYERNFVESYTAHKMYNKEPYKFYAHLMSLPTNEKSAAFKMMGKAGIHVPNLNIPTNQVQLALKAFKQLKKTIDVAKNASSIGI; this comes from the coding sequence ATGTACATCTCTATCACCAAACAACACATGGACACCACCTTTTCAAAAAGCTGCGGCGATTTTGTGGATTATCTGGAAAAGGAAAACAGGGACAAGTCCCTTGAGGTGCAAGAGCACTTTTTTGACCAGCACAACGACCATGTATCCCCCAAGCACATCGTCAAGGACATCGACGGTAATACCGCCAAGCTCAGAAAAAACGAGCCCAAGTTTTATTCCCTCACTATAAGTCCAAGCCAAAGGGAACTGAAGCATATCGACAATGACCCAGAAAAACTACGGCAGTATGTCAGGGAAACCATGAAGGACTACGCCAGTTCCTTTTATAGGGAGACGCCCATATCGGTGGACAGTATAAAATACTATGCCAAGATAGAGTACGAACGTACCTATAAAGGCTTTGATAGGGAAATAAAGGAGAACCAACCTTTTAGGTCACAAATTGTAAAACTGGAAAATGACCTAGTGAAAATCAGAAGAGGGGAGTTGGAGGGCAACAGTCAAGTCATACAAAAAACCATCGAACAGCTCAAGGCAGAAGCCCCACACCACATCAATGGCAAGATGGTCGTGCAGGGAATGAAAAAGCAGGGACTTCAGACCCATGTACATATCATTGTTAGCCGCAAGGATGTAACCAACACGCTCAGTTTATCCCCAGGAAGTTCTCACAAAGCCTCCGAGGTCATCTTGAACGGCAGCCCAGTCAAGCGGGGCTTTGAACGCGACCTGTTTTTTGAAAAGGCAGAAAAGACCTTTGATAAACTCTTTAAATACGAGCGGAACTTTGTAGAAAGCTATACGGCACATAAAATGTACAACAAAGAACCTTACAAGTTCTATGCGCACCTGATGTCACTCCCAACCAATGAAAAAAGTGCCGCCTTTAAGATGATGGGCAAAGCGGGTATACACGTCCCCAACCTGAACATTCCCACCAACCAAGTGCAATTGGCACTGAAAGCCTTCAAACAATTAAAAAAAACGATTGATGTTGCAAAAAACGCAAGCTCCATCGGCATTTAA
- a CDS encoding BfmA/BtgA family mobilization protein, with amino-acid sequence MKRRFLSINFHKDTVERFKGFCAKVGGSYTETLDHMMDFFDTYQLSPMSDLGPNMRGMEANIKKRINALISIVKDIEKHQTQPTTAMLQLLFEQTPPKHKQPRLVEVKQDIKPDPFFATSLEAIELRKEKNTLQRDLKETKQQFEDLLFSKVRIVKSSFGKPKLQLDMTLEEYESLKEEIKNS; translated from the coding sequence ATGAAACGCCGATTTTTAAGCATCAATTTCCATAAGGACACCGTAGAGCGGTTCAAGGGTTTTTGTGCCAAAGTTGGAGGCTCTTATACCGAAACCCTGGATCATATGATGGACTTTTTCGATACCTACCAACTGTCCCCCATGTCCGACCTGGGCCCCAACATGCGGGGCATGGAAGCAAATATCAAAAAGCGCATCAATGCGCTCATCTCAATTGTCAAGGATATCGAAAAGCACCAGACGCAGCCGACGACGGCGATGCTACAATTGTTGTTCGAGCAAACACCTCCCAAACATAAACAGCCCCGTTTGGTCGAGGTCAAACAGGACATCAAGCCTGACCCTTTCTTTGCCACGTCGTTGGAAGCCATCGAACTGAGAAAAGAAAAGAACACCCTCCAAAGGGATTTAAAAGAGACCAAACAACAATTTGAGGATCTCCTGTTTTCCAAGGTACGTATTGTAAAAAGTAGTTTTGGGAAGCCCAAGCTTCAACTGGATATGACCTTGGAAGAATATGAGTCCCTTAAAGAAGAAATCAAAAACAGTTAA
- a CDS encoding JAB domain-containing protein: MKNKVNEIRISYKENIALSKSPSIKSSADAGRLLFETWDKNTIEVQESFKVLLLNNSNKIKGIYQLSIGGITGTLVDIRILFAVILKSLSVGVILSHSHPSGKLMPSEADKQLTEKIKNAAAFFDVKVLDHIIVVPNGDYYSFSDNGLL; this comes from the coding sequence ATGAAAAACAAAGTTAACGAAATACGGATAAGTTACAAAGAAAACATCGCCCTTTCAAAATCCCCTAGCATCAAAAGTTCAGCCGATGCAGGAAGACTACTTTTTGAAACATGGGACAAAAACACCATTGAGGTACAGGAATCCTTTAAAGTATTGTTATTGAACAACTCCAATAAAATCAAGGGCATCTATCAATTATCAATAGGAGGTATTACAGGTACATTAGTGGATATACGCATTTTATTTGCGGTTATTTTAAAATCCCTTTCGGTAGGGGTGATTTTATCGCACAGCCATCCGAGCGGAAAATTGATGCCCAGTGAAGCGGACAAACAACTCACCGAAAAAATAAAGAACGCAGCTGCTTTCTTTGATGTAAAGGTACTGGACCATATCATCGTTGTTCCAAATGGTGATTATTACAGCTTTTCAGATAATGGTTTGTTATAA
- a CDS encoding single-stranded DNA-binding protein translates to MSTLKNKVQLIGNVGNEPETTNLESGKKVTKFSIATNEFYEDSKGEKQQDTQWHTIVAWGKTANIIEKYVDKGKEVALEGKLTSRSYADKNGTRRYVTEVIVSEILLLGSNE, encoded by the coding sequence ATGAGTACTCTAAAAAACAAAGTACAGTTAATTGGCAACGTTGGGAACGAGCCAGAAACTACAAATCTTGAAAGCGGAAAGAAAGTCACTAAGTTTTCAATTGCTACCAATGAATTTTACGAAGATTCAAAAGGAGAGAAACAACAGGACACCCAATGGCACACGATTGTGGCTTGGGGCAAAACGGCAAATATTATTGAAAAATATGTGGACAAAGGAAAAGAAGTGGCACTTGAAGGTAAATTAACCTCAAGAAGTTATGCGGACAAGAACGGCACAAGACGCTATGTGACCGAAGTGATAGTGAGTGAAATATTGCTACTTGGAAGCAATGAATAA